ATCAACATCTTATTTTAGTCATGAATTGACTAGAAAATGAATTCCCATAAACTTTTCCGAGCATTATTAGCCATAAAAAGATGATTGGTTCAAAACAAAAAGGGCAACTCGAGGATCAAAGTGAGAACTTTTGCAATCGTTAACATTTTCAGGTAAGCAACTGCGTGAAGGAACAATTGAATGACTTGATGCATAAACAATTCGAATTATTTTCTGTTCCACCAGTCCAATCCATTTTTTGTGGACATAATTAAAATGCACCAAATTAATTGCGcaataggaaaaaaaataatggcCAAGCATAATATTTTTCATGATGAAACGTTAGTACTCCCTGCAGCCATGTTTATCACATTCAAAGTCTTTTAGTATTAACTACTGAGGAGTTTACAGTAGAAAACTACATGGGAACTTCCGTGGGAGAACAAAACAGGAAGCTGTGAGAGCAAAAAACAGAAGTCAAGAAATCCGATCAGTTAGGAGCGTGTAATGAAACGGAACATGATTTCTGTCACCGGAAAATTCATCACCTAAACATCAAAGGTGACGGCAATGGAAAATTGTACACCATTACTTCACTTGTAACTAATCTTGAATGAATTAGTGCAATAATTTTTgaacccacaaaaaaaaaaaacataaaaaaaggACACAGAGGAAAACAATAATTTCTTCCCTAGCTACAACACCTTTTTCCTCTGATTCCCTACCCGATCAATATAGGAAAGAAGTTGAATATGGTAGATAAGAAGAAGGAGAGTATGATGGATTGCCCCTGCAAATCCTATAAATTGCACGCCCAAGGACCTCCACCATTTCTGCAGCAAACCTCATGGTCAATGGCCTCAAAGACGTTGCCCACAATCCCACCACCGCCATCACTATTTCTGCGCCCAAGCTCATCATGCATTCTCATCGCTCATCCCAGGCCCCTTTGATTCCATCTGCAACACCAAGTCGCATTTTCAGCCAAACGCTCTTCCCAGACCATCAGAAAGggttggaaaaaagaaaacgtTCTAATGCGTAGTTGGTTGATTGTTAGGAGGTGCGATTTGCAAAGTAGTTGTCTCCGGGAGGATACGTGTCAGTTTacaaaagttacaaaattcaaatgaaAATATGCGTGTTATACGCTTAAACCTGTCAGTGtcataaaggaaaaaaaaacgcCAACAAAGTAAGaagtactattttttttttttatctgcaAAAGATAGGTGTTCTATAACCTAAACTAGTCTAATGTAAGCGGAAAAGGGCAAGGGGAGATGATCAACTAAGACAAGCCACATATTATGACAAATTTGAGAGAGGCAAGGGTTGAACTCTGACCTCCAACATCACTAAAGAGGGTGATGACCACgggaccaaatggccagtgaCCAACAAAGTAAGAAGTACTAActacttctttcttttgtgCCTCTGTCCTTGCACAATTAATTATATGCTAGATATTTTAAATGTCGATATGTGATTGAAAATCCGTTTGAAGAAGTGGACGATGAGTAGGCCACCTGTGGCTAAGGAACAAGGACCGTTCCATAGGCTACATGAAGAATTAGCAAGGGTGGGCCATTTCAACAACGGCTATTCATGACGAAATTTTGATGCACAATTGTCGTCATCACATTTACTTCTTTTACTACTACTGATGCATGAATTTGGACAGGGACTTGCCCAAAAGTTCTCAGCTTGTATTTTGCTTTGCTTTACTACCTCATCTTCTGTTTTCTGCAAGAGATGCAGATTCCTAGCCATGCTAACAACACGGTAGCAACCCATAGAAACAATAATTACTGCTAGGATTACAACAAAGTTGAAATTGAGACTAGAATTGAGGCCAGTACTTGTCAGGAAATATTTATACCATTTAGCAGATGACCAAGGATTCAATTTAACCTTACATGATCACGTTTTTTTCATGTGCAAGACATAAGACTGGGCACATGACACGAGTCAATCAAATACAGGCATAATGACCTTCAATCAAACCATAGAACAAGAAGAACAAATGACTGCTATGGTGACATCAAAGGTGAAAGTATAAACACTAGAAAGATAGTTTTATATCAGTAATCAAGCCATTTCTGCACTACCATCCTTTACATTGGGTACCAGACCATCTTGATTAATAGCAGGAATTGCACTTCTTGACTCCAGATCTTTAAGGCTAGTCTTCCTCAGGAAATCTCTGTACCACTTGGCAGACAGTCTTGGAATGCGATTCAAGGTTACGCGGTCTAAAGAATAAAGTCCAAATTTGAGATCATAACCACTGGACCACTCAAAGGCATCCATCAAGGTCCAAATGAAATAGCCCCGTACGTCAGCTCCATCCCTATTAGAAGACAAGTAGAAATCTCTTCAGCAAACTTCCAAAGAAAGGTGATCATAACAGGAGTATTAAACAGCTCTATACCCAGTTTATAATTGCAAATTTTGATGATGAAAAATGCATAACTAGCCTGCAAAAGGTTAAGCCAATATAGAAATGCCATTAACACATTGCTCTAAAATGGGCACATGGGGCAGACAAGTTTAGCAGCTACACATACACAAAGCTAGCAGCAACCCAGagaaattcaaaaagagaaaacagcaacaacaaaaaaaaaaaaaaattcaattttaataattttttttttttaaaaaaaagttagaaTCAATATTAACTTTGTAACTGGGGAAAAAGGCTTTACAGTGCAGGCTCATTTGGAAAGAAAGTGTACCAGATAGAGTCTAACAGTGTAACATGAAGTTTGAATCAGTTTCTAATGCATCAGATTCTAAGAATCAAAGCTCTGTTAAATAAATAAGAGAAACAATCACCTTATAGCTTGAGCCAAAGATGCAATATATGCTTTATGATATTCAACTCGCTTGGTATCATGCCGCAAGTCATCAACTTCACCATGTTCCCACGGTGGACAATAACCTGAAGGTAAGTAAACAAACATATTATGACAATGAACATTATCATCAAATTTTCTATCAATTTTATGCAATTGCAATTAGTTTCCCATGCCTGAGCTGATGAGTTGAGGAAATAATGTGAAATGTCAGACAACTTCACGAGACACATTACTTTTAAATACTTGGTGCTTTCTAAAATCAATCTTAGCCACTTATTTAATTTAATGCAACTTAAACCATTCCACTTCAGCAGCAAAATTTAACTTCAACAACAGAGTGACACTGCAGATCAAAAACCAGATTCGCAGACGACTATTAAATACACTGCATATATCTAGACCCATGAGAATTCAGAAATATATATGTACCATTCTCCACGATGAAAACAGGCTTGTCAGGGTATCGCTTCTTAGCATAGTCCACAATCTCTTTAATGCCTCTTGGaacaataaaagtttgaaacatCCCTGTCTGTTAAAAACAGGATAATTTACTTTAAATCACAGAAAAACAATAAATCTCTAGTTCAAGTTGTCATTGCAAATTGAATGCGATAAAAAATATTGAGTATTTAAGTCATGGAAAATGGACTTCTTTTTACCGGTTCCCCAATCGGAACACCATCTCGTTCTGTAATAGTAGACACAAAGCCTTTGATTGCACGGTTTTCACCCGGTAAACAGGTACTATTAGAGCACATACAATTAGAATAGATGCAGTCCTTGGCATATACAGTTGCATAGTGGTTAAGCCCTATGAAGTCCGTACTATTGCTTAAGAGTTGTTTTTCCTCTGAAGTGAATGTCGGTAATTCTTTCCCGTGGTAGCGACGCATTTCTGGAGGATAATCACCATATACCAGAGGATCCAAACCCCTAGTTGGTAGGAATTACATCATGTCAAATCAAGAAAGTGGATTGTTATTCCATGATAACAGAGTTCACACCCACATGCAGCTCAACACCAAGAATTCTAGCCCACGAGGCCTACATCCAATCTTAAAAAGACATTGAGAACAAAACAGTAGAATTTATAAGATTTCAGTATTACTGGTTGGTGGATTATAGTCTAACTATTTGTTGGTTCATGTTCCATAGAATGTATTCCATGCCCACTACCCATTGTGAGACAATAATAAGGGAGTGCTGTTTTTTTTCTAGATCTCTACACTATCATAGCACAGAGAAAACACTAGGATTACCACAAGATATATCCATCCCGGTCTAGCACTGCTTGATTTAATGGTCTGGTATATAAACCTACCAATTATCCAACTTACAGGTCTAGCAGGCTTGTTTCAAAGGACCTGTGAAGGGAGGGCAGTTTGCTTGCAGGTGTTTCCAAATACCAAACTAGTGAATAACTCATCAAGCCAGATTAAAGGCCTACTATTAGGTCATGATAGCACTTACCAAGCCAAAGAAAAAGCCAATGCCCTATTTGCAGCTTCCTTGTCAAGCTCATCATCACTCAATGGTTCATACATCATTGCACTCACTGCAACTCCCATCATGCCACCTTGTTTGTGCTGCATCAACATTAATTGATCTTTGtaatcaaagaagaaaaaaaaaaagagtataaaACAGTGGTACAAAGAATTACTTCACTTGCCTGAAACTGCTCACGGTAGAGTTTAACAGCCTTGGAATGTGCCAGTAACATATTGTGCATTGCAATGAGTGGCTCAATATCTGAATTTCCAGCAGAACAATTGCCAAAAGGAGGTGAGCAACGACCTGGAGGGTATATTCCCTTTTCATAGGCTAATTCAGAAAGCAAATTTGCTTCATTCATTGTGATCCAATACCTCACGCGATCACCAAAGTACTTGAAACATGTTTCAGCAAAATGGGCATAATCATCCCTTGCATATCACATGCACCGCAAATTTTGGTCATGAAATAAAAGACTTAACAACATCATTGAACACAGTAGAAAAAAGTTCAACATACTGCATAAAAGGACTTAGCCAGCCCCCGTATCTGTCCAAAAGTTCTTGGGGAAAATCGTAATGGTGAATTGTCACGAACGGCTTAATTCCTGCTACGCATAAATATTTCAAGcctcaaaaggaaaaaatgaggTTGTGGGGCAGGGTTGACCAAGACTTTCTCCAGATTACCTCTGATTAATAGATTATCAATGATTTTGTTGTAAAACATGATTCCAGCAGGGTTAACATCACCTAACTTCCCTCCTGGCCATACCAAAAAAGGATTATAGTTACTGATAAGtgctgattgaacttgatactcaCCAATAAACAACCAAAGAAAAGGTGTATGCAAAGGATCCGAAATTAACCATACTAGGCAAAATTCTGGCCCAAGAAATGGAGAACCGGTAAGCATCCACACCAAGAGAATGGATTATCTCGATGTCCTCCTATTGGAATTGAAAAAGTTTCAAAACTTCACGTCATTTCATTACTTCAATTTCTCAGTATTACATCTTCATCATACCGTGAATGTTAAAGAGTGCTtgaaaataacaagaaatagGAGTAGAGATAGTACCAAATAACGATGGTAATGGTCAGCAGCTATATCTGCAGTGTCGCCATTATTTACACTACCTAAAAGAATTTGAATCAAATAAGAAATTAAACTGCTATCGTACAACAAGAAATGCTGGAAGACAGAGGCATACTAAAAAAGAAGCAGCTGCAAAATAGTATGACAAGCACCTCGTTTGCGGACAAAAACATCCCAGTTACTAAGACTCTTATCATCATCAAGAATTGCACCCTCAATCTAAAATTATCGGCACAGTATTATTGTTTTGGGCGAactaaagaataaaaaaattgaatctTTACAGCCAAGAACACATACCCAAATCAGAAAAGTAGCAAAAGAAGCATACCTGGTATGAAGAAGTGGAAACACCAAAGAGAAACCCATCTGGGAAATCTGATTTTTTGACTTCTGCTGGTTGTTCTGCATTTCCATTGCCTTCTTCAGCAAAGGCTTTTGCAGAAATCAGCAATATGACCAACAAAAAGCAGAAAAAGTAGTAATAGGTAATACTAGCAGTTATTTTCATGATCGGACCAGGTTGACTTGTCCTGAATTTCTTGAAACCAATAATATGAAGCAAATATTACTGTTCAGGGCAATTTGATTAGTGCAGCTGCTCTGCAAAGTTATGGGGTACTAAAAAATTTACAGAACTGACAATTGGACGAATAATATGATGTATCGCGATGGGCATGAATGGTTCTTAGAGCAGCGGTTTCTCCGGCTGGCTGCGTCAAGGATGGTTAATCGTGAACTGCTTACCTACTCTTACTCTTACTCTTACACTAGTCCTTTGGATTTTAGTGCAGATACAGAGGTTTCAACCTCTGACCTGCAATCAAACCTTGTCTCAAAGGATAAGTGTGACAGTGACACTCAACGACTATGGGCGTCTCCAGTCTCCACTCTCCCATTATGATACTCAATTTCAAGTTTTCAACCTGCATGCAAAGGAAAAGgaatttttcacaaaaaaaaaaaaaaaaaaatttctatattttcgtaaacacatttttcaataactttttttttatttcacgtaTATTAAATCGTTACAgattttctataaaaactcctaaaaattGCAAATGGCTAAAAACCGAAGGAACGTAAATAATTTGAccacaaaagaagaaaacaaaggaagaagggaggtaaatgtaattaatccAAAATATTAAGACAATAAAAGTACATTAAGGAAATAACGTCCAAAAACAAAGCAAATTTTAACACTCGTTGTAgactatttttttttacaatgaATATCATTAATTAAAATTTAGATCGATCACATTTGGACCATTAACTGTATTAAGACAGACACCCTTTCAAAGAAAAAGTAACACTAATTGTCCCACCTAACTTCTTGTAACTTCGAAAGTTCCAGGAAGTTGTGAGTAAGTCAATTTTTACGTGTTAATTGCCCCACCGAACTTCAAAGGGTTCGgctaattttgtttttttttcccttgtaaGTGCAATGAAAGGACTCAAACTAAGATCGGAACATTGAAGAACATTTATTGAAGGTGATGTTGCCAATATTGTCAAACTGATCAATGAAGATTCATTTGATATTGGGACATTCATCCAAGATTATTCGTAAACTGCTTGGCATGTACCCAGATTGGGCAGTTACTACGATTCTAAGACGTTTTAGTTCTACTTTTCTTGATCGTTTCGGTGGTTATATGATCCACCATCATTTGTAATTTCCTACTCGTAACGCGGATCTTCCTTTGCATTAATATAATTCTTACATCTTtctttatcaaaaaaaaaaccttcttaatttttttttgcacaaacagtctattttttttttttttttggtccaaatACTGTGTGAGTTCGTTTCTCTATTAGGAGATAAAGGCTTTATGTCAAAAAAGAAAGTAACACCCGCCCATCAAGTATGACTGCCagttgccaaaaaaaaaaaaacacagtcGAGCTCAAACTTGTACAAGTCGAGCCAAATTGAGCTCACAAGCAATTTGGTTCCTGTAATAGCTCTTACTCAAGAGTCTTAGCCGCAATAAATTCTGTTGACCGGTTTTGTCAATGATTTCTTTGTGCGGCAGATAGCTCGATATTTCACATACTACCAATAAtgtaacataaaaaaaaaaaaatttttttttggaaagaaacatCAATTGATGATAACAAGGCAGATTATTAATGTAATATGAATTGTTGATAATGTGGCTATATCGGACTACGGATCTTTAAAGCATCGTTCCTTTTCTTGGTGACCTTCCAGCAACACCACTGCCGACAAGTAATAATAGCACGCGGCCGCTATAGAAAGAAAAAGGTGcgtctctttttctttgtttgttaaTCTTAATGATGAGTTGCTTGTCCTTTGCCGAAGATGATCTGGAATTGTTCATTCCCTAAAattttcctatatatatatatatatatatatcaacaaCATTAAATACATATCGCATGTGCAAAActtaaatctcaaatataaattttatatatgtatcATACGTCTAGAACTCTCGCTTATATCCTGTTTCCTTCCTTTTTGCTTGACATAAATTTAATGCTAAGATTATAGAAATCAGTTTAATTATTGAAGGAACACGAACTCAGAACAACCATAAGATCAGATAAAAGGATACTGGCTAAGATGACTCCAAAGATGGAATCATGCCATTTCTGCAGTACCATTCTTTATATTGGGCAGAAAGCCATCGGCACTACTAAATGGAATTGCAATTCTTGGCTCCTGATGATTGAAGCTAATGTTGTGGAGGAAATCTCGATACCATTTAGCAGAGGACTTCGGAATTCGATCCATCGTGACACGATCTACGGCATAAAGCCCAAATTTTATGTCATAACCATCTGTCCACTCGAAATTGTCTATCAAACTCCATATGAAATAGCCGCGCACATCAGCTCCATTTCTACAATCGAAGAAGCCATCTCTCATTCCAGATGCAAGTGAGAGAATTGCATTGCTAATGATCACTATAAAGGTGAATGTttaggat
Above is a genomic segment from Coffea eugenioides isolate CCC68of chromosome 5, Ceug_1.0, whole genome shotgun sequence containing:
- the LOC113772109 gene encoding beta-glucosidase 18-like; the protein is MKITASITYYYFFCFLLVILLISAKAFAEEGNGNAEQPAEVKKSDFPDGFLFGVSTSSYQIEGAILDDDKSLSNWDVFVRKRGSVNNGDTADIAADHYHRYLEDIEIIHSLGVDAYRFSISWARILPRGKLGDVNPAGIMFYNKIIDNLLIRGIKPFVTIHHYDFPQELLDRYGGWLSPFMQDDYAHFAETCFKYFGDRVRYWITMNEANLLSELAYEKGIYPPGRCSPPFGNCSAGNSDIEPLIAMHNMLLAHSKAVKLYREQFQHKQGGMMGVAVSAMMYEPLSDDELDKEAANRALAFSLAWGLDPLVYGDYPPEMRRYHGKELPTFTSEEKQLLSNSTDFIGLNHYATVYAKDCIYSNCMCSNSTCLPGENRAIKGFVSTITERDGVPIGEPTGMFQTFIVPRGIKEIVDYAKKRYPDKPVFIVENGYCPPWEHGEVDDLRHDTKRVEYHKAYIASLAQAIRDGADVRGYFIWTLMDAFEWSSGYDLKFGLYSLDRVTLNRIPRLSAKWYRDFLRKTSLKDLESRSAIPAINQDGLVPNVKDGSAEMA